A DNA window from Naumovozyma dairenensis CBS 421 chromosome 8, complete genome contains the following coding sequences:
- the SAW1 gene encoding DNA-binding protein SAW1 (similar to Saccharomyces cerevisiae YAL027W; ancestral locus Anc_7.70) translates to MTLSVATIRISKRTILPIRIFINRKRLLGNKSSDPNNNDEKTSFQAPLLSNNSIICLRSPITRIYLSNQDMERLCLEIKDTIILILYELTSPKLLKNVLNKLRIGSSMDFQKDVIPNIIDASSSDGNKFLNVPVVTITRISKTKYKLHFKQNWELDIFIKSFKLLTKIRHYLLFTDETIGVAQSLGLVPKRKILLMEQKSSKIATDDTESNEDNTTPYILQENEENGGQEEEESKPIITFKYNPIITLNECISVHVLQRPRRHKT, encoded by the coding sequence ATGACCTTAAGTGTAGCAACTATACGAATATCTAAAAGGACCATTCTCCCAATCAgaatattcattaatagGAAACGTCTACTAGGAAACAAATCTAGCGATCCTAACAATAACGATGAGAAGACATCGTTCCAAGCTCCATTACTATCAAACAACTCTATCATATGTCTTCGATCACCAATAACAAGAATATACCTATCAAATCAAGATATGGAACGATTATGTTTAGAAATCAAAGATACGATTATCTTAATCCTTTATGAGTTGACGTCACCCaagttattgaaaaatgtcCTGAATAAATTAAGAATAGGATCAAGTATGGATTTCCAAAAGGATGTGATaccaaatattattgatgcATCCTCTTCAGATGGTAACAAGTTTTTAAACGTCCCTGTTGTGACCATTACAAGGATCTCAAAGACAAAGTATAAATTGCATTTTAAACAAAATTGGGAGTTagatatattcattaagaGTTTTAAATTGTTGACCAAAATTAGGCattatcttttatttacaGATGAAACTATTGGTGTTGCTCAATCTTTGGGTTTGGTACctaaaaggaaaatattgCTAATGGAGCagaaatcttcaaaaatagCTACAGACGATACTGAGTCCAACGAGGATAATACAACTCCATACATCTTGCAAGAAAACGAAGAAAATGGTGGTcaagaagaggaagaaagTAAACCGATAATAACATTCAAGTATAACCCGATAATAACATTGAATGAATGCATATCTGTCCATGTGCTTCAGAGACCAAGAAGACATAAGACTTGA
- the FRT2 gene encoding Frt2p (similar to Saccharomyces cerevisiae FRT2 (YAL028W) and FRT1 (YOR324C); ancestral locus Anc_7.69) produces the protein MDRLIARMEPSHISLEKSEELPISGNISSPSLTRTRRKLLRNNRETSWVPNHSTSNPSSSSSSSLSSSASSNAKTSPGPPMQNSSPVSPRQHTDVNKLPSRNTSKTSIKQEDIAPQPRIPQIKLNDHSIMKNNEKRIGTDMTEEDDNEDDKPILIRRTSRKNLASLLERAAKKKVHRAPTTSTKQVDYSSSNTGTFSECMFKSTDDFNAFNKTDDSLANLEGENDAISAKLGLSNSSRNKLRSSSSSPYERDKNKKNLFIDIKGNIVEEVYKVTRIKKSFNSLHDKDRLINQFLQPRNGLPSSSLQLKFSGTMTPLDHRSGFTGSLDHSNKSLQSLLYHDLENPSTTTSSFLYREDQVSPSHFLKLSRGSESSEAMDSNSSSSTSSSSSLRSSASSSRSSSSESISSHSSSFTSDSSASVSSKSSSIRHTNSPGKSSSFEDSELNDALEDMDDDLNTTTTTDLTLDINEVGYYDYHMSLRLKNCELMMKDNLKNIILQRENELSKNLSNFDLQYDDLKRIRGQIINLQKLVENDYLVILREDFNAENKNSFESHLTKILDMNVTKLEELEIRMKNCADRLNQQKETMKKLESLSFLENSLKISKKNSKFLYKYWFLLYDLLVLGFLLLLAYFVTHKRYG, from the coding sequence ATGGATCGACTTATTGCTCGTATGGAGCCTAGCCATATTTCCCTAGAAAAGAGTGAAGAACTTCCCATATCGGGGAATATTTCCTCTCCATCACTTACGAGGACACGaaggaaattattaagaaataatcGTGAGACTTCGTGGGTACCAAATCATTCAACTTCTAATCCTAGTTCGAGTTCTAGTTCAAGTTTGAGCTCAAGTGCCAGTTCTAATGCTAAAACTAGTCCGGGCCCACCTATGCAAAATAGCTCTCCTGTATCGCCACGCCAACATACCGATGTAAATAAACTCCCATCTCGAAATACCTCCAAAACTTCAATAAAGCAAGAGGATATTGCACCCCAACCTCGAATACCCCAAATAAAACTAAACGACCATTCCataatgaaaaacaatgaaaaGAGAATAGGAACAGATATgactgaagaagatgacaatgaagatgataaacCTATACTTATACGGAGAACATCTAGAAAGAATTTGGCGTCATTACTTGAACGAGCGGCTAAAAAGAAAGTTCACAGGGCACCAACAACCTCGACAAAACAAGTAGattattcttcttccaatACGGGCACGTTCAGTGAATGTATGTTTAAATCAACAGATGATTTTAATGCTTTTAACAAGACTGATGATTCTCTCGCTAACCTAGAGGGTGAAAATGATGCTATATCAGCGAAATTAGGACTGTCTAATAGCTcaagaaacaaattaaGATCATCATCCTCCTCTCCATACGAAAGggataaaaataaaaagaaccTATTCATCGACATCAAAGGCAACATAGTGGAGGAAGTATACAAAGTTACAAGAATCAAAAAATCGTTCAATTCTTTGCATGATAAAGATAGACTtataaatcaatttttaCAACCAAGAAATGGATTACCATCATCCTCATTAcaattaaaattttcaGGTACAATGACTCCGCTAGATCATAGATCTGGCTTTACAGGCAGTTTAGATCACTCGAACAAATCATTACAAAGTCTATTATATCATGACCTGGAGAATCCATCGACAACTACATCTTCCTTCTTATATAGAGAAGATCAAGTCTCACCGTCTCACTTTCTCAAATTATCTAGAGGTTCAGAATCTTCAGAAGCAATGGATTCAAACTCCTCGTCATCgacatcatcatcatcatcgcTTCGATCCTCAGCATCTTCTTCAAgatcatcttcttctgaatcaatttcttcacattcttcttcttttactTCTGACTCTTCAGCGTCAGTGTCctcaaaatcatcatcgATACGGCATACTAATAGTCCAGGTAAATCCTCATCCTTTGAAGACTCTGAACTAAACGACGCATTAGAAGATATGGATGACGATTTAAATACAACCACCACAACGGACTTAACGCTGGATATTAATGAAGTTGGGTATTATGATTATCACATGTCACTTCGGTTGAAAAATTGTGAACTTATGATGAAGGACAacttgaaaaatatcatcttACAAAGggaaaatgaattatctAAAAATCTTTCTAATTTTGACCTTCAATATGATGATCTGAAGAGGATTAGGGGacaaattataaatttaCAGAAATTAGttgaaaatgattattTAGTAATACTAAGAGAAGATTTCAATGcggaaaataaaaactcTTTTGAATCTCATTTGACTAAGATTTTGGATATGAATGTGACAAAATTGGAGGAATTAGAGATAAGAATGAAGAATTGTGCAGATAGGTTAAATCAACAAAAAGAgacaatgaaaaaattggaaagtttgtcatttttggaaaattcattgaaaatctCTAAGAAAAATAGTAAGTTCCTTTATAAGTATTGGTTTTTACTTTATGATCTTTTAGTACTGGGTTTCCTTTTGTTATTAGCATATTTTGTGACACATAAGAGATATGGATAA